The genomic window cgagctgaaatactaacagtcgacgatgaaGTTCAGCAAAACAGCACTTTAAGCTTAAAtatctcaattccaatgtcaaaactcacctaacgaACTCCAAATCAGGTAAGGAGGGTCCCAATTCCAGTACTGGGTGATAGGGAAAGTGACTCAactccacaaagcccctgcttccaaagttcaccccaagaaaactcaaaaattggTAAATTCTGCCCaaagcaacagcagcagaggaaaaccttagttcgactaagctaacctcaactaaaatctgcaattcagggCTCCGTGGATTCCTCCGGAAGtttagaatccagcaaaccaagtttcgtcgaaatctgaccttcctacgtcgcgcacgagccaaaacactggaggtcgtcgctgaagaactgcagaatcagcaccttgCAATTCTTGGAGAGGTGGATCTTGATGCAAAAATGGAAAGATTGGAGGGATTTGGGAGTAAAATCTAAGTcctctgtgaagaacaggtaaaaGAGCTCAAAGGGGGCGCTTCTcagctatttatagggtgaaAATAGGGTCAGATGAACCTCAGGAACAAAGGCTGAAATctgctgtccctgcagaaaatccgagatctgggcgccctaaactcaGTTCTGGGCGCTCAGAACTTCCAACCTGCACAAAACCGCCCTCATCGGTTCCTTCGCCTGCGGTATGCTGCACCCTTATCCTGCTCCGGCGGCccacacctaccaccagccacgcgTCAACACgatcgatattcacgatgtagaatttccggacccacttctgggcgcccagaacataggatccgaattggcttccagtttcagtaaAATTCAGCACTCAGTACTGGGCGACCTAAATCCATTTCTGGGTGCCctaaacttctgggcgccctaaatccagttctgggcgccctaaactagcaaaactccagttttgcttatttgagtgcaccgagtccaattctgcatccaattcgtgcagaattgactccgactcagtccgacactctccagagatgtcgaccagtctataatactgaagccaatcctatccaaagctcaggaacactacaattAGATTTCCAACAATAATTTTAAAGgttggattaaaaaattataataaggaCCAAATGTGCCATTTATCCTAAATATTTTCCATTGACAAAAACTCGACCACGTTCATTGAATCTAAACCGTGTTTCGGCTCATTCACGCTCGTTCTGGGTGCGGGGTAAGCCACAGTACCATGTCATCTATAGACCACCAATCAAAACACAAAAACGTGCTTACGAAGCCACATCTTCTCTCCTCTCATTGGATCGGTGTAGTAGACCCTGTCCATACAATAATCCCTCATCCATTTGCATCAAACGCCTCTATCGATGTTCGCTAGGGGTctgtttggattgacgaatccgTAAatccaacgtaagtcaagtgcagtggtgtttgagtttttctgaagtgtgattattttttggttgtttgttttgacgtaaatCGTATagcctgaaagttaaattcaattatttcttctgtttgttttgatgtaatttggtgctggtgaaattagttttgtgagttccgttgtttgttttgatgtaagtaagtggatctcattatctcctaaatataatagtaaatttaccgctataaaatttaacttattatataattaattttttttattattatttaaagataatcctaatttattataaataaggtaattctaatctattataagggaagtagagtttaggttttactgtttaataaatattttagaggaggttgagtatggtggaagtcgagtttgacactttagaggaggaagtcgagagtaggtgaagtggaggtctaacgtaacttgagttacattatatttttcacttacaccaaaataaataacgaaagtgatggaacttgagttccatcactccacttacaccaaaacaaacatgccctagaATGTTCCGAACGAACTGTGGAGTTCGACGTCCGCACGTAACACCATAGACCGGGCCCACGTCCCACTCTCTGACTTGTGGGCCCGCAGTTGTACAGCTGTTACACTGTAGTCCTTCCACGTGGACCTGTCGTTCCGCATTAAAAGATATCGCCTGCATCACAAACGCGCCGCATAGAAATCCATATGCGGAAAACAACTGACCCGTCCATTTTGGTATTTTCACGGCAGTTCGTTTCTCGCATGTAATATTTTATAGGTTCCTGCGTATACGATTTCATCCGATCACCGCATAGAGGGGAGGCTGATGTCTTTCACGTTGAACCCTGTCTACCACGTCATCCGTAAGCCCGTACTATCACGACCTCACCTTTGGTGAACCTACATTATATGATAGGCTAGGCTCGATCTCTTAGACCAGGTTCACGAACCGTGTCTCCCCTCAGCGAGAGATCCAATGATGTAAACTGATTCGTAGCCGTTGGATCTCAAACGAACGGTCACAATAATACTAAATAATtccttttatattaatattatattattcttatttttttcctttttggcctTTTTCGTTTCCTCCCCGTTCGGTTCGTTGCTACTGTGAAGAAGataaggggagagagagagagagagaggagagagagaaaaccctaATCGTGAGCTcggagaaaccctaaccctaatcaaAATCCTAACCCTAAGAGGGTGGCTGCATGAGTAGTCGGGCGGAGGAGGGGCGCGACGTCAATCCCAGGTTCCTGAAGCATCCATGGGGTTGGTTATCGTCGTCTCTGCTGCGCATCCGCCGCGGCTCCTCCGCGCCGCCGCGTTCTCCACTCTCCGAGGAGGAGCTCCGCCGcagcccctccgccgccgccgcctccacgGCCTTGTCTCCCTTCGACGGCCGAAGCTGAGGAGCCCTTCTCAAAATGATCCCTGCGGCAGGTAATTGGCGCAGTCTCTTCGTCTTGGAGACACTGATAACCTTTTTCCGCTTTCCGATTGGACCAATTTTGATCTCTGATTGAAGCTCTTTTGGTTAGGAAATGGGTTTTATTTGGAAAGTTCGCACCTTTAGTAGTTTGAATTGGAAATGTGGGATATTGGAATCTGTGCATGGTTATGCTGGTTAGTATGGATTGCTCTTGTGGTGGTTTAGTTCTCTGTCTTGTAGAAAAGAAGGATTAATTGTTCATTGTATAGTCGTGAGAAAAGATAGTAAAACATGGGCTCTTATATAGTTTGAGCATCGAATTCAGATTATGGAGTTAAGCTCCTCTAAACTTCACTGTCAATAATGTAAACAGCGTATGTTAGTTTATGTAAGATGTGTGTTCAGTGTAATTTCTTTCATGAGCTGGTCTCAAGCCGTAATAAAGGAGTTTCGCATAATGTAGCTTGACAGCAGGGTTATAATTTTTGCCAGGAAAAGCAATATATTGCATTTCCGGCGCAAAAATGCGATGGTGAGGAAAGAGTGGGATAAATGCACTGGGGCTCGGACGAAATGGTGTTGAATCAGAATTTGAACGAAAACAGATCAAAGTGCTGAAATAAGATTTATATATAACCGAAAACTTGGGGTGAAGATTTCGCTTTTCCTGCCGGtagaacttctttttttttcttttttttttcatcggAAATGGTATGACTTCTTTATGGCTGAGTTGTTTGGTGAAAATTTGGCATAATCTATATATTTGGTGTCTTTTCTTGTACATATCAATAAGGACAAGATGTGGTCTTTTGATATCTTTGGAAACCGCTTCTTCATGCTTCCACTGAAGTTTCACTTTGGATTAAGGGAGCTCCAATCTCCCGAAGGATGATATATTTGTAGTTAAAGCAATCATTTTTCCTATTTTGTGTGCTATGATGTGATTTGGTGCTTTTTTGTCTTTCATGAGTACCTGAATTACACCTCAATGACAGCTTGTAAAAGTTCTCTACCAAATCAGTGGActatgtaatatgtatatatattgctatCATTATGTGTTCCTTTGTTTAATCTCATTTTGTTGGTTATGTTCAGTAAGATCCGTACTAAAGTTTTACTATTGTTGCTCAGTATTGACAACATCTATAGCTCATCATGCCAGGTGGGACAACCTTACATCGAAATGTTCTATGGCAAATGTCGAAGTTGATTTCAACCATGTAGAAACTAAAGATGAGGCTGCGGATGAACTTTCATCTCTTTCATCTGGTTGCTCTATTCCTGTTGTTCATCTCTCAGCTGATGTTCTTGATTCAGGCTCTCTAAATCTACTAACAGAGGAGACTTGCCAGAGTTCCATCTTTACCGAATTGCCGGTATCTGTTCAAAGTTTACttgcttttgtatttttttttctttttttatccaGAATATAgttattgtttctttttatcttatttCATCTCTTCAGTTTTGTATGCTACCATAATCGTTATATATCCAATATTGTGCTGTGCAGGTTCTATCTGAAGGTGAACAAGATACTCTTGCAGCAACTCCAGTTCACCCTGCAGGACTCCATGGTAGTAAATATTCCCAATTCAAGATGACATTagtttgtttgttttatttttgccATTTTATAGTACTGTTTCTtatttacaaaagaaaagattaggAACTATCATAGTATATGAAGTAtatgaataattaaatttggaGATTTAGTGTCTTTTAGTCTTCTAAATAAACAAGACCTTTCATTGTAGATTAATTTTGTTGAGTCCCAATATAAACTTTTGGCTTGCTATTAAGTACCAGTGTTAGTTTATTTAAGTGTTGTAGAAGTCACGACCACTACTCTTCATCGTTGATTCAGATGATTATAAACTTTATCATCATGTTAATTGAGCATGCATTGCATGTAAaccagaaattttttttttctttagttggTATGGGATTCTTCCTAGTCTGAAATCTGAGCCTTTGTTGTCCTTGATTTAGCAACAATATGTTTGCAAAGATTTCTAGGTTGGTGAAGGCATTATCTATGAGAAAGGAGAGCTAAAGTGAGCATGTTTAGGCTCACGCATTTCTCACAGTTGTTCAGTTTAATTCTAACTGTAGGATGTGTAACATTAATATCACTGGATAGGCTTAGcatgtaaaattatttattctctATTTACATTTATCAAGATCATTGTAACATCATTAAAGATTTTTGCAGCTTTGTATGCTAGCTATGTATTTGGGAATTTGGTGGAGCAACTTTGGAACTTTGCTTGGCCTGCTGCTCTTGCAATTCTTCATCCAAGTCTGTTGCCTGTGGCTGTTGTTGGTTTCTTTACAAAGGTATAGATGCTATATTACAATATTTATTAAACTGCCTAAAAGTGAAGGGAAATTCCTAATCCATTTTAATGACATTGGCAGCTTTCGATCTTCATTGGGGCCCCAATTGTTGGTAGACTTATGGATCATTTCCCTAGACTCCCAACCTATCAAAGTTTGAATGCTATTCAGGTGTGCATATGCCTTGTTGATATCTTCTATCTTATGCTTTATGGTTGGGGAAATATGGATTATACCTAGAGATTGTTGCTTGCGTTTACTACAAATTTATTTCTTGGAGTTTGACCCAGATTTCGGTTACATTCTCAGGTTTCAACTTTTAACTTCCTAGTCCTTGAAGTTTGTTCAATGTAACAACTACTAAGTTCCGTTGTTATTTTGTAGTcgaagaaccaaaaaaaaaaaaatttgccaacgTAGTTTACTAACAATTTACTGTTGCTAACTCAAAGAAAGTTGCCACACTGACAGACTCTGATGATGGCGCTAATTTGGCATCTTTTCTCAAACAGTAGGCTACAAAGAAAGTTGCcacactggcagactctgatgATTTGCGCTAATTTGGCATCTTTTCTCAAAGAGTAGACTACAGAAGAACTAATTGTCATGTGAAGAAACTTTAAGGACTAAGGTGTTAAAATTGAGACTCTGAAGATGTATATGCTGTCAAACTTTGagatttctaaatttataatttactccATTCATTTCTGACGACTTAATCTTATATAACTTCATCTGTCAGGCAACTACTCAATTGTTGTCAGCTGCGATGATTATATATGCTCTCAAGAATGTAAAACACATATCTACGTCAGCTGTTCTTCTCCAACCTTGGTTTATTGTATTGGTCGTAGCTGGGGCAATTGAAAGACTATGTGGTTTGGCACTGGGGGTCACTGTGGAGCGTGATTGGATTGTACTGGTAATCTACACAGTTCGCTTAGTTAATTTTGACCATTTTATCACCTTTGAATTACCTATCGCCCTTATACAATGTTTTGTGCTTCTTTGTGAAGTTAGCAGGAGCAGATAGGCCAGTTGCACTAGCTCAAGCTAATGCTGTGCTTAACAGAGTTGATCTTCTTTGTGAGGTGAAAACACTATGCTGCTTATGATTAGTATAAGTGATAGGAAATTCACATGACAGGTCCCTGACTTTTAAAGCAATTTCAAGCAAATCCGTTAGTTTTGTCTACTTTCAGTGGAATCTAACTCTTGTAAACGTCATATTTGCATTCCTTTTATCCCTACGATTGATGCCCCTGACACTCTACACCCAGCATTTACCAACTTTAAAGACAAAAACTTAGAATACTGAGACTAATGATTAGACATAAAAGCTTAGAACCAGATTTTATATGGAAAGATGAATAGTTAGGGATTTCTATAAAATTGTCTAAAGAAGATAGGGACTTGCACGTAAATAAGATTTAAGTAATACTTTTCAGTTTGATAATCTGGAGATGCCTGCCTATTTGATGCGAAAGTAGATGTTTATATATATCCCCAGGTAGCTGGTGCTTCAGTTTTTGGCTTTCTATTATCCAAGTTCGACCCTGTGACCTGCTTAAAGATGGCTTGTGGTTTAATGATATGCACCCTTCCTATTCTGGTACGCCAATTTTTCCCTTTCTGCTCAACTCTATGTTACTAACTTTTCATTCTTCAGCCCATAATTAACATATTTGGTCTTTCCAGCTTATACTAGGTCAGATTATAAATATTCTTTCTAGTCGTGCTCTTGATCGCTATAGAGTTCCTTGTGATAAATCTGCTGCAGCTGATATTCTTCTCGATGCCAGGAAAATAGGTGCGGATACTAATTCTTTGGaacacctctccctctctctctccttgcttCGAATTGGGACctattagggttagggttagggtttggcgCAGGGTTTCGCACTTGCCGAGTCCTTTTTTTNAATGCAAAGACCTTACCAAATATTCCATCAAGCAATGGAGTATTCCATTAGGTTACCAAACAATCCATCAATAAGTTTATAAATACCATTAATGACTATGAGAAAGTTAAATAAAGTATTTGGCAAGGTTGAGTAGTAAAATCAACATGTCAAAAGTTGAAGTAGCCATTTCAAAATGTGCTATGGTCTGTTACAGATTTACCATATATctcttactattttttatttttctccttacGTAGTATATGCCTAACGTTCTTGTTATTTCCAGTTGAAAATGGATTAGAGACCATTAAGCATGGGTGGAAGGAGTACAAACATCAGCCTGTTCTTCCTGCGAGTGTGGCAACTGTGCTCCTATATTTTAATGTAGCACTTGCCCCAGGTGCCATTATGACTGCACTTCTGATGCATCATGGTAAGTGTAAGTGTGTAACGTATTTGCAGTTTTGCCCTTATGATAGTGGGATTTAGTTAGACATGATTTAGTTTCCCTTCATGGTTTTGGAGTAAAATTGTAGATCTCAAAGAACAAGATGATGGTTGAGGACTAGGTTTTATCTATTAAATCAGCGCTATTTCTTCTTGTCATTATCTCTTTTCTGCTCAGCTCTCTATTTTCTTTATTACAGTGAAGCCTATTTTCTTTGTTCTGCTCGGATCCTCTTCATTATGAGGGACAAAGCTCTATGCTTATATAGTGCTTCCTGCTTAGTCCTCAATATTTGTATCTAATACAGAATTTAGTGCTCGTGATATTTGAACAGGCATAAGTCCTTCTATTATTGGTTGTTTTAGTGGATTATGTTCTCTCATGGGCTTCACTGCAACATTCATTTCTTCGAGTCTGGTAAAAAGGCTTGGAATTCTAAAGGTTGGGTTCTCACTCTTACAGTTTTTCCAATTTCTTTCATAATTTCCTCCAAAATCTGAACTGAAAATTGCTATAATTTATGACAGGCAGGAGCAGCTGGATTGATATTTCAGGCCTTACTTCTAACTGTAGCTGTTGCTGCGTATTGGACAGGTTCCATATCACAGAAAATACCGCTAATGATCTTTCTCTCTTCTATTGTAAGCACTATTCGTTTTCCCTTTCTAATACATAATTTGCTCTTAGATATAGACTAAAATATGGAAAACCTTCCACAAATTGCATAATTTTCACATTGCCTCCTTGAAATGTTAAAATCTACATTTTACCCCATTGACCTATTTAAGCATTATTGTTATATCTTTTGTCTAAGGAACACTGGTGAAAGGCGGCTAACTGGCAAAAGATTTTATGGGTATATGTaggtttataaattataatgttAAAGTTTGGCgacataaaaatgatgatatttgTACGTGTCAATGTAAATGCAGAGCATAATCCCATGTATAATATACAGGTACTATCTAGGTTGGGCCACATGTCCTATGATGTTGTGGGGACTCAGATACTTCAAACGGGTATACCCATCTCGAAAGCAAATCTGATAGGGACAACAGAGGTGTCGATTGCCAGCCTGGCGGAATTTCTAATGCTTGGGGTGGCGATCATTGCGAATGATGTCTCGCACTTTGGTTTCCTCGCTCTGCTCTCTGTGTCTTCGGTTGCGGGTGCCTCGTGGATGTTCTGCCGGTGGTTGGCGAATCCGACCGAAGAGCAGAGGAAGCTTTTTGTGTTTGATTGGCAGTTTGAGGCCATGTAAGTgctatttttctttgtttgtgaTCTTTGCTCATTGAATGGCACATCTGGTTTCCACATAAATTCTGCAGACACAACTTCGTTTATTCAGAGTTTTCCTGTTTTTCTTGGAAAATAGAGCATAAAGTCAGTTTGCGGCTCAACTATTATAGGAATAACTGCAAGGAATGCAATGATAGTGTTATAACAAATCGGCATCAAATTCTGTATTGTGATCTTGTAATTTTATATGCTTGGAAGTGAAACCTAACACTTGTTTTACCCTCATCAAATTATTAGTACAACATTGGCATTTTTGCTGCTAATGCAGTTGAATCCAAAGGTATTTATACAAAATGTGGATACCTGATAATGTAAACCGAGCCATTACTTATTAATTCTATATAAAGATTCATAACAGTTCTGAAGCCCTTATGTTCCATTTAAGAacaagggttaattgcatataggtccctgcaaatatagtgaattacaaatatatttctacaaagttcaactttcatttgttgtccctacaaaagttctaatgttttcaaatatgtccctttggtttgttactgttaaagtactgtctattttataagtgaaatgacttttttgccatcacaaatatgtccctccaaagtcccaactgttaattgaagaggggtaaaaaaatcaattcacctcattaactaactagagttaactatttaacctatggttaactaaaattttctaacggattctaacggcaggaacatatttgaaaatatcagggtttctgtagggacaatatatgaaagttgaattttgtagggatatatttgcaattcactatgtttgcagggatatgtatgaaattaacccttagaACAACTATAACTTCAAGTGCTTAATTGCAAACCACTGAAGAAGTTTACAATATACATCAGTGGCACATTTTCCAATAGTCTTTAAATTCTGTTCTATGCTCAATTGAGATTTTACAAATGACTAGCATTTCTGTCTATTGAACTTCTACAAATAGATGCTTGCTTAGTTCATTTCCTTGTCTTTTCAACATGTGCAGTGATTAGCAGCAACCGTTGAAAACATTTCCAAATACCCTCTCGCCACTGCGGCATGTTACTCCAGACACCGCTTCGGCATTTAGTCGGTCAGTATAAACAACATCATATAGTTCTTCAAGCTGCTTTGGTATTTTATCATTgcagaggaaagaaaaaaaaacatagaagaAATGTCAACATACACAGCTTGTGATCAAGGGATGTGTAGGATAAATTCGTTTTATTGCCtaatttctgtttttttttttattttttaaaagtagaCCCAACACAGTTACACAGGATAATACATGTCGTTTATTTTACAGTGTCATCATAGATCGCTTTCAATTGAATTGTATTATACAAAAGGTAGCACATAAGATTGTAGCATTCTTTGGTAATGCTTTGTCCTTGCATTTTTGGAATGAATACACTATTGTTTGAACCAAATGTTTCATGTGGTTGCTTATGAAGAACACCTATCATGTTGTGGGGACACATTGAGTTCCTTGCAAGAAATAGATGTAATCTCTTTCTAAATGTCGGTGACACACTTTTGATACATGTGCGCGCGTGTATGTTTGCGCGTGTGCGTACGCACGTGCACGCGCACACGTACGTGTGCATGTGCATGTCTGCGCTTGCGAGTAAAATGCAGAACACGTTCAAGGTGTCCCAATAATTATGAATTCAATCTGATCGAAACAAGTATGTCAACACCTTCAACAGTATGTTTAGTTGATTAAACTCATCAATTAGGTCTAAGCTTGAAAACAATTATTTAGGCTCATATGCTGTAGCTTGGCTCATATTCAGTATTTTTCGTGCTGATAATAGAATAAAGAACCCAAGCTTTATTAAATCTAAGCAACATAAACAATCTTCTATAAaacattatttattataaattggCTTAGTAGAGTGGTTAGTTCAAAAGTTTAGCATCTCTACAATCAAGTATAGATATTATCCATTAGAGTGAACAGAAATAAAGATTATGTTTAATTAATTGTAATTAGCTAAAATATTAATGCAGTGAG from Ananas comosus cultivar F153 linkage group 23, ASM154086v1, whole genome shotgun sequence includes these protein-coding regions:
- the LOC109728200 gene encoding solute carrier family 40 member 2, chloroplastic isoform X2 translates to MGFIWKVRTFSSLNWKCGILESVHGYAAHHARWDNLTSKCSMANVEVDFNHVETKDEAADELSSLSSGCSIPVVHLSADVLDSGSLNLLTEETCQSSIFTELPVLSEGEQDTLAATPVHPAGLHALYASYVFGNLVEQLWNFAWPAALAILHPSLLPVAVVGFFTKLSIFIGAPIVGRLMDHFPRLPTYQSLNAIQATTQLLSAAMIIYALKNVKHISTSAVLLQPWFIVLVVAGAIERLCGLALGVTVERDWIVLLAGADRPVALAQANAVLNRVDLLCEVAGASVFGFLLSKFDPVTCLKMACGLMICTLPILLILGQIINILSSRALDRYRVPCDKSAAADILLDARKIVENGLETIKHGWKEYKHQPVLPASVATVLLYFNVALAPGAIMTALLMHHGISPSIIGCFSGLCSLMGFTATFISSSLVKRLGILKAGAAGLIFQALLLTVAVAAYWTGSISQKIPLMIFLSSIVLSRLGHMSYDVVGTQILQTGIPISKANLIGTTEVSIASLAEFLMLGVAIIANDVSHFGFLALLSVSSVAGASWMFCRWLANPTEEQRKLFVFDWQFEAID
- the LOC109728200 gene encoding solute carrier family 40 member 2, chloroplastic isoform X3, whose protein sequence is MIPAAAHHARWDNLTSKCSMANVEVDFNHVETKDEAADELSSLSSGCSIPVVHLSADVLDSGSLNLLTEETCQSSIFTELPVLSEGEQDTLAATPVHPAGLHALYASYVFGNLVEQLWNFAWPAALAILHPSLLPVAVVGFFTKLSIFIGAPIVGRLMDHFPRLPTYQSLNAIQATTQLLSAAMIIYALKNVKHISTSAVLLQPWFIVLVVAGAIERLCGLALGVTVERDWIVLLAGADRPVALAQANAVLNRVDLLCEVAGASVFGFLLSKFDPVTCLKMACGLMICTLPILLILGQIINILSSRALDRYRVPCDKSAAADILLDARKIVENGLETIKHGWKEYKHQPVLPASVATVLLYFNVALAPGAIMTALLMHHGISPSIIGCFSGLCSLMGFTATFISSSLVKRLGILKAGAAGLIFQALLLTVAVAAYWTGSISQKIPLMIFLSSIVLSRLGHMSYDVVGTQILQTGIPISKANLIGTTEVSIASLAEFLMLGVAIIANDVSHFGFLALLSVSSVAGASWMFCRWLANPTEEQRKLFVFDWQFEAID
- the LOC109728200 gene encoding solute carrier family 40 member 2, chloroplastic isoform X1: MGLVIVVSAAHPPRLLRAAAFSTLRGGAPPQPLRRRRLHGLVSLRRPKLRSPSQNDPCGRWDNLTSKCSMANVEVDFNHVETKDEAADELSSLSSGCSIPVVHLSADVLDSGSLNLLTEETCQSSIFTELPVLSEGEQDTLAATPVHPAGLHALYASYVFGNLVEQLWNFAWPAALAILHPSLLPVAVVGFFTKLSIFIGAPIVGRLMDHFPRLPTYQSLNAIQATTQLLSAAMIIYALKNVKHISTSAVLLQPWFIVLVVAGAIERLCGLALGVTVERDWIVLLAGADRPVALAQANAVLNRVDLLCEVAGASVFGFLLSKFDPVTCLKMACGLMICTLPILLILGQIINILSSRALDRYRVPCDKSAAADILLDARKIVENGLETIKHGWKEYKHQPVLPASVATVLLYFNVALAPGAIMTALLMHHGISPSIIGCFSGLCSLMGFTATFISSSLVKRLGILKAGAAGLIFQALLLTVAVAAYWTGSISQKIPLMIFLSSIVLSRLGHMSYDVVGTQILQTGIPISKANLIGTTEVSIASLAEFLMLGVAIIANDVSHFGFLALLSVSSVAGASWMFCRWLANPTEEQRKLFVFDWQFEAID